Proteins encoded by one window of Streptomyces uncialis:
- a CDS encoding MFS transporter, with the protein MLRLATASLAGTAVEFYDFFIYGTAAALVLGPLFFPSFSPLAGTIAAFATFGVGFVARPLGSVLFGHVGDRYGRRPVLFASLLLTGVATVAVGCVPTYASIGMAAPLLLLVLRFVQGIGLGGEWGGAVLLTAEHAPAGRRGLWGSFPQMGPPLGFLLANGMMLLLTATLTDAQFNSWGWRVPFWAAGILAAGGLLLRSSLAETPQFKALSESGERAAAPVAEVLRGHWRLVLLTAGALSSGYAVFYSVSTWALAYGTEVIGVSPTLMLLCVMVPVAVKGLLTPVAALLSDRFGRRPLCLAGSALAVVWMFPLVALLSTGEPVLMSLGFMVALIAFVTMFAVIAAYLPELYEPRVRCTGAAVGYNLAGVLGGAVTPIVATALSGGGRPPWGVAGWLTGVAVLSLCCFAALPETRPRPTEAKDAGRPGEEEQPARV; encoded by the coding sequence ATGCTGCGGCTCGCGACGGCCTCGCTCGCCGGGACCGCCGTCGAGTTCTACGACTTCTTCATCTACGGCACGGCCGCCGCGCTGGTGCTGGGGCCGCTGTTCTTCCCGTCGTTCTCCCCGCTGGCCGGGACCATCGCCGCGTTCGCCACGTTCGGCGTGGGTTTCGTGGCCCGGCCCCTCGGATCGGTGCTGTTCGGCCATGTCGGGGACCGGTACGGGCGGCGGCCCGTGCTGTTCGCGTCGCTGCTGCTGACCGGGGTCGCGACGGTCGCCGTGGGATGCGTGCCGACCTACGCGTCGATCGGGATGGCGGCGCCCCTGCTGCTGCTGGTGCTGCGGTTCGTCCAGGGCATCGGACTGGGCGGTGAGTGGGGCGGCGCGGTGCTGCTGACCGCCGAGCACGCCCCCGCCGGTCGGCGCGGGCTGTGGGGCAGCTTCCCGCAGATGGGTCCCCCGCTGGGGTTCCTGCTGGCGAACGGCATGATGCTGCTGCTGACGGCCACCCTCACCGACGCGCAGTTCAACTCCTGGGGCTGGCGGGTGCCGTTCTGGGCGGCCGGAATCCTCGCCGCGGGCGGTCTGCTGCTGCGCTCCTCCCTCGCGGAGACCCCCCAGTTCAAGGCCCTCAGCGAGAGCGGGGAACGGGCCGCCGCGCCCGTCGCCGAGGTGCTGCGCGGCCACTGGCGGCTGGTGCTGCTGACCGCCGGCGCCCTGTCCAGCGGATACGCGGTGTTCTACTCGGTGTCGACCTGGGCGCTCGCGTACGGGACCGAGGTGATCGGGGTGAGTCCCACGCTGATGCTGCTCTGTGTGATGGTCCCGGTGGCGGTGAAGGGGCTGCTGACGCCGGTGGCCGCGCTGCTGAGCGACCGGTTCGGACGGCGTCCGCTGTGCCTGGCGGGCAGCGCGCTCGCCGTGGTGTGGATGTTCCCGCTGGTCGCGCTGCTGAGCACGGGGGAACCCGTGCTGATGTCCCTGGGGTTCATGGTGGCGCTGATCGCGTTCGTCACGATGTTCGCGGTGATCGCCGCGTATCTCCCGGAGCTGTACGAACCCCGGGTGCGGTGCACGGGCGCCGCCGTCGGCTACAACCTAGCCGGGGTGCTGGGCGGCGCGGTCACCCCGATCGTGGCGACCGCGCTGTCCGGCGGCGGCCGACCGCCCTGGGGTGTCGCCGGGTGGCTGACCGGGGTCGCCGTGCTGAGCCTGTGCTGCTTCGCCGCGCTGCCGGAGACCCGGCCCCGGCCCACGGA
- a CDS encoding tryptophan halogenase family protein: MLESIVVVGGGTSGWMTASYLSAAFGERISVTVVESARVGTIGVGEATFSTVRHFFEYLGLSEETWMPACNATYKLGIRFENWRAPGHHFYHPFERQRVVDGFTLPDWWLADGGATERFDKECFLVGTLCDTMRSPRHMDGALFEGDLTDRPAGRSTLAEQGTQFPYAYHFDAALLADFLRDYAVARGVRHVVDDVVHVARDERGWISHVATRSSGDLAGDLFVDCTGFRGLLINDALDEPFESYQDTLPNDSAVALRVPVDMEREGLRPCTTSTAQAAGWIWTIPLFGRVGTGYVYARDYCTPEEAERTLRRFVGPAADDLEANHIRMRIGRSRRSWVNNCVAVGLSSGFVEPLESTGIFFIQHAIEQLVKHFPDADWDPALRSAYNTLVNRCMDGVREFLVLHYYGAARADNEYWRDTKTRKIPDSLAERVEQWRTKLPHPESVYPHYHGFEAYSYVCMVLGLGGIPLKPSPALRMLDPSAAQREFRLLATQAEDLRRTLPSQYAYFAQFR; the protein is encoded by the coding sequence ATGCTGGAGAGCATCGTTGTCGTCGGTGGCGGAACATCGGGCTGGATGACGGCCTCCTATCTGAGCGCCGCGTTCGGCGAGCGGATATCCGTCACGGTGGTGGAATCCGCCCGGGTCGGGACCATCGGCGTCGGTGAGGCGACCTTCAGCACCGTGCGGCATTTCTTCGAATACCTCGGGCTTTCCGAGGAGACATGGATGCCCGCGTGCAATGCCACCTACAAACTCGGTATCCGCTTCGAGAACTGGCGGGCACCGGGCCACCACTTCTACCATCCCTTCGAACGGCAGCGGGTGGTGGACGGGTTCACCCTCCCCGACTGGTGGCTGGCCGACGGCGGCGCCACCGAACGGTTCGACAAGGAGTGCTTCCTCGTCGGCACCCTGTGCGACACGATGCGCTCGCCCCGCCACATGGACGGCGCGCTGTTCGAGGGGGACCTCACCGACCGCCCCGCGGGCCGCAGCACACTCGCCGAACAGGGCACCCAGTTCCCGTACGCGTACCACTTCGACGCCGCGCTGCTCGCCGACTTCCTGCGGGACTACGCCGTCGCGCGCGGGGTGCGGCACGTGGTGGACGACGTGGTCCACGTCGCCCGGGACGAGCGCGGCTGGATCAGCCATGTCGCCACCCGGAGCAGCGGTGACCTGGCCGGGGACCTCTTCGTCGACTGCACCGGCTTCCGCGGGCTGCTCATCAACGACGCCCTGGACGAGCCGTTCGAGTCGTACCAGGACACCCTCCCCAACGACAGCGCCGTCGCGCTGCGGGTACCCGTCGACATGGAACGCGAGGGGCTGCGCCCCTGCACCACCTCCACCGCGCAGGCCGCGGGCTGGATCTGGACCATCCCGCTGTTCGGCAGGGTCGGCACGGGCTACGTCTACGCCCGCGACTACTGCACCCCCGAGGAGGCCGAGCGCACCCTGCGCCGGTTCGTCGGCCCCGCCGCCGACGATCTGGAGGCCAACCACATCCGGATGCGGATCGGCCGCAGCCGGCGCTCCTGGGTGAACAACTGCGTCGCCGTCGGACTGTCCTCCGGATTCGTCGAACCACTGGAATCCACCGGGATCTTCTTCATCCAGCACGCCATCGAGCAACTGGTGAAGCATTTCCCCGACGCGGACTGGGACCCCGCCCTGCGCAGCGCGTACAACACGCTCGTCAACCGCTGCATGGACGGCGTCCGGGAATTCCTCGTCCTGCACTACTACGGTGCCGCCCGCGCCGACAACGAGTACTGGCGGGACACCAAGACCCGGAAGATCCCGGACTCCCTCGCCGAACGCGTCGAACAGTGGCGGACGAAACTCCCGCACCCGGAATCCGTGTATCCGCACTATCACGGCTTCGAGGCCTATTCCTATGTGTGCATGGTGCTCGGGCTCGGCGGAATCCCGCTGAAACCCTCACCCGCGCTGCGCATGCTCGACCCGTCCGCCGCGCAGCGGGAGTTCCGGCTGCTGGCCACCCAGGCCGAGG